The Haloarchaeobius amylolyticus genome window below encodes:
- a CDS encoding SDR family NAD(P)-dependent oxidoreductase: MTRTAVIAGVGPGLGASLARTFADEGCAVGLFARSEDYMADLAADLREETAGDALAVPTDLTDPDQIHEGFAAVRDEFGPVDILVNHASAAPWKGLSAVSHDEFQQALDVGVTGALHCSQEAVADMREGDGGTVIFTGATTSVRGRKGSVAFSAAKFGARGLAESMARELGPEGIHVAHVVIDGGILHPEREVQNEHEYLDPDAIAESYWHLVEQDRSAWTLELDLRPHVEAF; the protein is encoded by the coding sequence ATGACACGAACTGCCGTCATCGCCGGTGTCGGCCCCGGCCTCGGCGCGTCGCTCGCCCGGACGTTCGCCGACGAGGGCTGTGCAGTCGGCCTGTTCGCCCGGTCCGAGGACTACATGGCGGACCTCGCGGCCGACCTCCGCGAGGAGACCGCCGGCGACGCCCTCGCCGTCCCGACCGACCTCACCGACCCCGACCAGATTCACGAGGGTTTCGCGGCCGTCAGGGACGAGTTCGGGCCGGTCGATATCCTCGTCAACCACGCCAGCGCCGCGCCGTGGAAGGGGCTCTCCGCAGTCTCGCACGACGAGTTCCAGCAGGCGCTCGACGTGGGCGTGACGGGCGCGCTCCACTGCTCGCAGGAGGCCGTCGCGGACATGCGCGAGGGCGACGGCGGGACCGTCATCTTCACCGGCGCGACCACCTCGGTCCGCGGCCGCAAGGGGTCGGTCGCCTTCTCCGCGGCGAAGTTCGGGGCCCGCGGCCTCGCGGAGTCGATGGCCCGCGAACTCGGTCCCGAGGGAATCCACGTCGCCCACGTCGTCATCGACGGGGGCATCCTCCACCCCGAGCGCGAGGTCCAGAACGAGCACGAGTACCTCGACCCCGACGCCATCGCGGAGAGCTACTGGCACC
- a CDS encoding ABC transporter permease, with translation MNPFTGLRMSWRAIRSHKLRSTLTTLGVIIGVAAVITFVTLGASLQAGIIGEVSPDDQRNVYTWAAPENNSNQGPLSGAQPVFTQRDTDELAKLEAVDAAYGYTPLPAQTVNFENQRIPRQDGVVATGPEYVDADEIAEGRQFEMGAREAVLNPAMANAFDQNVTVGDNITVTLLGGQQIEATVVGITETSDSRSPFEGFNPSPRVYLPLNPYYTELVSQATETPRFAAVVVEATSQGQVEAAKEQARGYLDSDRSDAEELAGDDLVYELQTSTELLGQLEAVLEQLQAFVIGIAALSLLVGSIGIANIMLVSVTERTREIGIMKAVGAQKRDIIGLFITEAVIIGIIGSILGTLLGLAAGYLGAQYIDIPLTYPVEWFGIAVAVGILVGVLAGLYPAWSAARTDPIDALRYE, from the coding sequence GTGAACCCCTTCACCGGACTGCGGATGTCCTGGCGGGCCATCCGCTCGCACAAGCTCCGGTCGACCCTGACCACGCTCGGCGTCATCATCGGGGTCGCCGCCGTCATCACCTTCGTCACGCTCGGCGCGTCGCTGCAGGCCGGCATCATCGGCGAGGTCAGCCCCGACGACCAGCGCAACGTCTACACCTGGGCCGCCCCCGAGAACAACTCCAACCAGGGGCCGCTCTCGGGTGCACAACCGGTGTTCACGCAGCGCGACACCGACGAACTCGCGAAGTTAGAGGCCGTCGACGCGGCCTACGGCTACACGCCCTTACCGGCCCAGACCGTGAACTTCGAGAACCAGCGCATCCCCAGGCAGGACGGGGTGGTCGCCACCGGCCCCGAGTACGTGGACGCGGACGAGATAGCCGAGGGCAGGCAGTTCGAGATGGGTGCCCGCGAGGCCGTCCTCAACCCCGCGATGGCCAACGCGTTCGACCAGAACGTCACCGTCGGGGACAACATCACGGTCACGCTGCTGGGGGGCCAGCAGATAGAGGCGACCGTCGTCGGCATCACCGAGACCTCGGACTCGCGCTCGCCCTTCGAGGGGTTCAACCCGTCGCCGCGGGTGTACCTGCCGCTGAACCCGTACTACACCGAACTCGTCTCGCAGGCCACCGAGACGCCGCGGTTCGCCGCGGTCGTGGTCGAGGCCACGAGCCAGGGACAGGTCGAGGCCGCCAAGGAGCAGGCCCGGGGCTACCTCGACAGTGACCGATCCGACGCCGAGGAACTGGCGGGCGACGACCTCGTCTACGAACTCCAGACCAGCACGGAACTGCTCGGCCAGCTCGAGGCCGTCCTCGAACAGCTCCAGGCGTTCGTCATCGGTATCGCGGCGCTCTCCCTGCTGGTCGGCAGCATCGGCATCGCCAACATCATGCTCGTCTCGGTGACCGAGCGCACCCGCGAGATCGGCATCATGAAGGCCGTCGGCGCACAGAAGCGCGACATCATCGGCCTGTTCATCACCGAGGCGGTCATCATCGGCATCATCGGTTCCATCCTGGGCACCCTGCTCGGCCTCGCCGCCGGCTACCTCGGCGCCCAGTACATCGACATCCCGCTCACGTACCCCGTCGAGTGGTTCGGCATCGCGGTCGCGGTCGGCATCCTCGTCGGGGTGCTGGCCGGGCTCTACCCGGCGTGGAGTGCGGCCCGGACCGACCCCATCGACGCGCTGCGGTACGAGTGA